The Anastrepha ludens isolate Willacy chromosome X, idAnaLude1.1, whole genome shotgun sequence genome includes a window with the following:
- the LOC128870410 gene encoding uncharacterized protein LOC128870410, giving the protein MVNPESQTPGFDSVEVVRGYRVIKCDDQFSLHFLTNVIGKIQNSWEGLKLNLIPASEIPRRPRARIWVPNMEFEANQLIPYLQAHNRSLPMTDWSIIKAEAPQRHSRSFLLLITEESLEPLEKVGNKLQFGIRKTQLKILRSANPEEKQDEVDGANELLTGMQLDDTESEKGNQ; this is encoded by the coding sequence ATGGTGAACCCGGAGAGCCAAACACCAGGTTTCGACTCGGTGGAGGTAGTCCGCGGTTACCGTGTCATTAAATGCGATGACCAGTTCTCACTGCATTTTCTGACAAACGTGATTGGTAAAATCCAGAACAGCTGGGAAGGCTTGAAACTCAATCTAATTCCAGCTAGCGAGATTCCACGaaggccgagggctcgcatctgggTACCAAACATGGAGTTTGAAGCCAATCAACTAATCCCCTACCTTCAGGCGCATAATCGCTCGTTGCCGATGACCGATTGgtcgatcatcaaagcggaggctccgcaaaggCACAGCAGGTCTTTCCTCCTTCTAATTACAGAAGAAAGTCTGGAACCACTGGAGAAAGTGGGAAACAAACTTCAGTTTGGGATCAGGAAGACCCAGCTGAAGATATTGCGTTCTGCAAACCCGGAAGAGAAGCAGGATGAGGTCGATGGTGCCAACGAACTGCTGACTGGCATGCAGCTAGATGACACCGAGTCCGAAAAAGGAAACCAATAA